GCAGCGACAAAACGAAGCATGCCCCATCGGACCTAGATTCGTAGCATAAATCGCCGTGCATGTCTTGAGCTAGACGTCGGCTGAGCGCCAATCCCAAACCCACGCCGGGAGCCGAATGCGCGGCCTCTTGTGCTGATTTGCGAAATGCTTGGAATAAACGGCGCTGGTCGGCAGAAGAAATGCCAGGGCCATGATCGCGCACGCTGATTTTCAATTGCCTACCATCGTGCGTCGCCGATAAGTGCAGCGTACGATCGGTTGCCGAGGCCGCATATTTGCAGGCGTTGTCGACCAGATTAAACAGAATTTGCTCGACCGCCGCGGGATCGGCCCGCACTGTGCAAGCCAAAACATCTACCCCGGACTCCACGTTCAACTGGAATTGAGCCTGGGCCGCGCGCTCGCTCAAGCGCTGTGTGGCCACGGCCAGGAGTTTTTCGAGGCTGAGTGTTTCGACGCGACCGCCGGGCCGGCCACGCTCCAACCGAGCATAGGCCAACACATTGGCAACCAGGTGCGTAAGCCGATCGGCCTCGACGCGGAGCGTATCCAAATACTGGCGGCGTTCCGCGTCGGTGGCGACCATCCCTTCGCTAAGCATTTCGGCATACATGCGAAACGTCGTCAGCGGCGTGCGCAACTCGTGCGTTACGGCCGAGACAAACGCCGCCCGGCGCTCGCTGAGGGTAATTACACCTTGCAATACGATCGCGCCAGCGATGGCCGTTAGCAGCAATGCGCTCCAGGCAATGAGCAGCGACTGCCTGATGGGCGAAAGGCCCGGTGAATTGACTTCCGCAAGCGCGCCAGGAATCAACATCACGGGCAAGGAAGCTAACCGATGGCTCTCCGAATCTTCTGAGAGATTTACCACGGGCTGCAGATCGGCCTGGGGGAGCAAATCTTTGATATCACTGAGCATTTGCTCTTTAAGAGCTGGCCAGTTAAGCAAACATCCTTGGAGGACTTCATTACCGGCAATTGTCACGCGTCGAGCTAGCAGTAACTTATTGTTAAGCCACAATGGCGTCATCACTGAGGCCATCGCTTCTGAGGCTGCTTGCTCTGCCGGGGGATTTGCAGGATTCGTTGACTCTTGATTCGCGCTGCCGTCTTGCTGGGCAATATTGTTTTGAGCGAACGTTTTAGCCCGGGCCTGATACTCATTAAAACTGCGCGCCCCTTGTGTCATTTGTTGTTGATCACGAATATCACTTAGCTCCTGTTTTTTTTTGTTTATAGCAACTTCTAATAAAGCGAGCTTTTCGACGTCCTCTTTTCCTTCCGTTTGAACAACGTGCTGTATATATGAATCTTTTACGGCATTGACAATTTTCACTAGCTGCTCGGGGTCTGTGCCGCGCATTTTGATTTGCAACAGCTCGCTGTCCAAGGGAGCGACAACTATGATGTTGTCCTCCAGGAAACGAAGCGGTTCTGCCTGAGCACGCAAGAGGGGTAGATCGGTAATTCCGTCTAGCTTGAGTGCGTCTTGCAACACCGTTGGGCTTTTAATCAGTGCTGTTTGAGATTGGCGGTACGTCTGATATTCATTCGATTTGCTGCTAGCAGGCAGGCCATTTGGCGGTGCCCAATGCTGTAGACCTCCCACGTGAAGCCACGCAACCACTTCGCTTTCTCCCAATGGACTTCCTCTATCAGGCACAGAAGCATCACTTAAGCTCACCACACGTGGCGGGAGTTTTAACGCCAGCCTGACCCCGTCCAGTTGAGTCTGCAAATCCAACAGTTCCTTTTCCGCTACTTTGATTTCACTCTCGACCGAAGCCACTGGCTGCGGCAATTCCGTCTCGAGTTGTGGAGTATCGAGTGTTTTTTGCAAGCCATTCAAATGCTCGGAATTAGTGCGGAATTGCTGCTCACTCAGATACTTCGGCACCGCCCGGTTATGAAATGGCCCAGCGGGAACTTCGGGAGATGTCCATTGCTTCTTTGAATTCATTTGCCAATGAAGCAGAACGTAGGGCGTTGCTTGAAACAATAGCGGAGACGGAATCAGACTTTCCGCCTTGCTGTCTCCATCGCCCATCTGCCCGTATTCTCGCTGAGCAGAATAGAACGCATTGTATATGAAGGAGGGCCGCGCATTTTCCTTGGCCACGATGGGCGTCATGAACGAATCCATGCGCCACAGGGCCAGGCGCGCGTTTTCTTCAATGGCAGCTTCATGCCGGGCTTCCGCTCGAGCCTGATCCGCTTGGAGCGCTTTCACACTGAGCCACCCCACGGCGGCCACAGCCACGGCCAAACAGCCGGCGAAGGTAAGCCAAATTTGCCAGGGACGGGACATGAGGAAAGCCGGAAAATATTGGACTGAGACGTGAGAGTTTTACGGGGCAGAAGAGTTTGCGAACATGTAGCCGGTGCCGCGGACGGTGAGCAGCAGACGTGGTTGATTAGGGTCGTCGCGCAGTTTTTCGCGCAGGCGAGTCACGTGCATGTCGATGGTGCGGGTCGACACGCCACGTGGATTAAGCCGCCAGACGCGCAGCAGCAGTTCGTCGCGGGAAATAGCCCGACCGCTGTTGGCGGCGAGATAACGCAATAATTCGGCCTCCCTTTCCGAAAGGTCCACGCGCTGTCCGTCGGAAAATCGCAGCTCTAAACGTGCTAAATCAGCCACGCCGCCAGCGAATTCAACGTGCGAGTTTTCGCGGGGCCGCTCCGGCGAACGGCGTAGCACGGCTTCGACTCGGGCCAACAGTTCCTTCACACTAAACGGTTTGACGACGTAATCATCCGCGCCCAATCGCAGGCCTTCCACACGGTCGTGCTCCTCGCCCCGGGCCGTGAGAATAATGATCGGCTGCGTGGGGCGGATTTCGCGCACGGCGCGCAGGATCTCAAGCCCGTCGCAGCCGGGCAACACCAAGTCAAGGAGCAGCAAATCGTACGAGCGCTCCACGGCCATTTGGCGGCCGGTATCGCCCCGCGCGGCCTCGAACACACCGTAGCCGGCAAAGCGCAAGGCGTCGACAATGCCGCGGCGAATGGCGGCATCGTCTTCGACGGCGAGAACGGTTTGAGATTGCATGAATGATCTAGTGGGTCTTCAAAGCTACAAGGGGCTACGACTTTGCTGTGATTGCGGCCGTCTTTATTCTATCGCGCAAATGGCACTGCGCGGAAAGGAACTGTTTTATACAAGCCCTTGCGCGATCCGGTCGACTTCAAGAGCAATCTATTTTTGGCACAGGCCGTTATTATCGAGCGCGGAATAGGCGTCGCCGGTCAGCAATCCCAGCCAAGGATCGTTGCTGGGCGTGAGAAACAATTGGGCGTACACCATTTCGTTCAGTTGGTTGGCGTCGATGTCAACCGGCGTTTGACCACCGGCAAACCACTCGTGGATTTGGCGATGAAATGTGTATTCGTTGCGAACGGAATCGATCGCCAGCGTATTTTGAAAGGCGCGCACCAGACGCAGCAGCGGGTTTTCCACCACGGCCTTAGTGACGGCCAGCGGCATGGCTCGCGCGGCCGAGGGATTTTGGGCGGCAATTAAAGCGCGGCTGGCCGCATCGAGCTGAGCATCGGCGGCGTGCAACTGGGCAATGCGGCCCCATGCGGCATCATCGGTGAGAGCCACCAAAGCGTCGACCGGCGCGCTATGCACCGCACAGGCTGTTGGATCAGGCTTTAGCAGTCCCAATTGTTCCAAATCGGTGTTCCACCGCGCGGCGATTTGATCAGCTTGTGTCTGGTGATACTGCCGCAAATAGTCGGTGCGCTGAAAATCCTCCATCGACTTGGTTGCGGCGAACGCGGCTTCGGCCGCTTCCAAGCCGCGCAAAAAAGCTTGCGGCCCATAGAGACCCGGAAGGGCGTCGATGGGTCGGCCCTCGCTATCCAGAATGTAATGGATGCTATTGCCGGTAAGCGTGCGCTCCAGCTTGCGGCCATCGCCAAAATCGATGGTCACCTTGGGAACGGGCCGCACGGTTTGCCAATACAACACGAACCGCTCTCGCAGCGCACTGTTGACTTCATCATTGGCGTATAACGTGGTGCGAAAGAAACGGCTGTTGGCGCAACTAAATTCGTCGGTAAGTTTGCCCAATAATCGCAGCGACAAGATGGGCTTGCCCGATTGTTTGGCGGCAGCTTGGGCGGCGTCCCAATCGGTATACCAATAGAGGCGCGAGGTGTAGCAATCGTATTGGCCGCCCACGGCGTCCAAGGCGGCTTTGACACGTTGCCACGATGAATCAGATGCGACCGGCGCTACTTGCGGCGCAGCGGTCGTAGCAGAAGGGGTACTCACATGTTGGTCTATCGCACGGCGGTATTCTTCGACCAGGGCCTGTAAACCAGCCGGACCCACTGCGCGCAATGCGGAAATTGCGGCCTGAGCTTGCTGCTCGCTCGCGGCAGTTACCAATCGGGCTTGCTGTTGCAGGGTTAAAGGTGCGTCAGCATTTGAAGACGAGCTCATGGAAATGACGATCGTGAGCGCCAAGCCAGTCATCAGCGTCGAGCACAGCGTGCGTTGCATGGCCGATCTCCTGAAGCAGAGAGTTCCTGGGCCGCCGCGTGGAAGACCGATCCACCACATCGACAGCACTGCCTAAGATAGTAACCGGGCCCAAGCAGTTGCGGCGTAAAGAGTTTGTAACGAGGAGCGCAAGCAAACTGGAATATGCTGGCCTGCCGCCGGAATTGATCACTTGTTGGCTTGATTGGCCTCAAATTCC
The sequence above is drawn from the Pirellulales bacterium genome and encodes:
- a CDS encoding response regulator transcription factor, whose product is MQSQTVLAVEDDAAIRRGIVDALRFAGYGVFEAARGDTGRQMAVERSYDLLLLDLVLPGCDGLEILRAVREIRPTQPIIILTARGEEHDRVEGLRLGADDYVVKPFSVKELLARVEAVLRRSPERPRENSHVEFAGGVADLARLELRFSDGQRVDLSEREAELLRYLAANSGRAISRDELLLRVWRLNPRGVSTRTIDMHVTRLREKLRDDPNQPRLLLTVRGTGYMFANSSAP
- a CDS encoding HAMP domain-containing sensor histidine kinase; this encodes MSRPWQIWLTFAGCLAVAVAAVGWLSVKALQADQARAEARHEAAIEENARLALWRMDSFMTPIVAKENARPSFIYNAFYSAQREYGQMGDGDSKAESLIPSPLLFQATPYVLLHWQMNSKKQWTSPEVPAGPFHNRAVPKYLSEQQFRTNSEHLNGLQKTLDTPQLETELPQPVASVESEIKVAEKELLDLQTQLDGVRLALKLPPRVVSLSDASVPDRGSPLGESEVVAWLHVGGLQHWAPPNGLPASSKSNEYQTYRQSQTALIKSPTVLQDALKLDGITDLPLLRAQAEPLRFLEDNIIVVAPLDSELLQIKMRGTDPEQLVKIVNAVKDSYIQHVVQTEGKEDVEKLALLEVAINKKKQELSDIRDQQQMTQGARSFNEYQARAKTFAQNNIAQQDGSANQESTNPANPPAEQAASEAMASVMTPLWLNNKLLLARRVTIAGNEVLQGCLLNWPALKEQMLSDIKDLLPQADLQPVVNLSEDSESHRLASLPVMLIPGALAEVNSPGLSPIRQSLLIAWSALLLTAIAGAIVLQGVITLSERRAAFVSAVTHELRTPLTTFRMYAEMLSEGMVATDAERRQYLDTLRVEADRLTHLVANVLAYARLERGRPGGRVETLSLEKLLAVATQRLSERAAQAQFQLNVESGVDVLACTVRADPAAVEQILFNLVDNACKYAASATDRTLHLSATHDGRQLKISVRDHGPGISSADQRRLFQAFRKSAQEAAHSAPGVGLGLALSRRLAQDMHGDLCYESRSDGACFVLSL